One Candidatus Nanosynbacter featherlites genomic region harbors:
- the uvrB gene encoding excinuclease ABC subunit UvrB, with product MNAFNLVSNYQPTGDQPTAIAQLVDGLERGEREQTLLGVTGSGKTFTMANIIARANVPTLVLAHNKTLAAQLFSEFKEFFPDNEVHYFVSYFDYYQPEAYIASSDTYIEKDSKINDEIDRLRHAATSALLTRRDVIIVASVSCIYGIGSPETYADMAIQLTVGERRVQDKFIRLLTDIQYKRNDIDFARGTFRVRGDVVDIFPAGQDTAVRVEFFGDEVERLTRIDPLTGEILDQPASLMIFPSSHYSTPRERIEKAIIGIEKEFDERLKWLESHDKLLEAQRLSQRTKYDLEMLKETGFVKGIENYSRYLTDREPGEQPATLIDYFPDDWLLLVDESHMTLPQVRGMYNGDRARKEVLVEHGFRLPSALDNRPLRFDEFDQHIHQAIYVSATPGDYEIAHSPKPAEQLIRPTGLLDPPIEVRPTEGQVDDLMEEIRQTIANGHRVLVTTLTKRMAEDLSAYLTDNGVKTAYLHSEIDTLERGDILKDLRLGTYDVLVGINLLREGLDLPEVSLVAIMDADKEGFLRSEQALIQTIGRAARHVDGRVLMYGDNVTDSMHRAIDETNRRRQIQQQYNEEHGITPQTIQKKIDDGLRSIIPQKESDKKPKLDLKKIPKDEYPTLIKELTGQMELHSANLEFEKAAELRDLIAEIKQTMVH from the coding sequence ATGAATGCCTTTAATCTCGTCTCCAACTATCAGCCGACCGGCGACCAGCCAACGGCGATTGCTCAGTTGGTGGATGGTTTGGAGCGGGGCGAGCGCGAGCAAACGCTGCTGGGCGTGACCGGTTCAGGTAAGACCTTTACTATGGCGAATATTATTGCCCGAGCTAATGTGCCAACGCTGGTGCTGGCGCACAATAAGACTTTGGCGGCGCAGCTGTTTTCTGAGTTTAAGGAGTTTTTTCCGGATAACGAGGTGCATTATTTCGTTAGCTATTTTGATTATTATCAGCCGGAAGCCTACATCGCCAGTAGCGACACCTACATTGAAAAAGATTCGAAGATTAATGATGAAATCGATCGGCTGCGGCATGCGGCGACCTCGGCATTGCTAACGCGGCGCGATGTGATCATTGTGGCGAGCGTGTCTTGCATTTACGGCATTGGTTCACCGGAGACGTACGCCGATATGGCCATTCAATTGACGGTCGGTGAGCGGCGGGTTCAGGATAAGTTCATCCGCCTGCTGACCGATATTCAGTACAAGCGCAACGACATTGATTTTGCGCGCGGCACTTTCAGGGTGCGCGGCGACGTGGTCGATATTTTCCCGGCTGGGCAGGACACGGCGGTGCGGGTGGAATTTTTTGGCGATGAGGTCGAGAGACTCACGCGAATCGATCCGCTGACGGGCGAGATTTTGGATCAGCCAGCTAGCCTGATGATTTTCCCGTCGAGCCACTATTCGACGCCACGTGAACGAATTGAAAAAGCTATCATCGGTATCGAAAAAGAGTTTGACGAGCGGCTCAAATGGCTTGAGTCGCACGACAAGTTACTCGAGGCACAGCGCCTCAGTCAACGCACCAAATATGACCTAGAAATGCTCAAAGAAACTGGCTTTGTTAAAGGCATCGAGAATTATTCGCGCTATCTGACTGACCGCGAGCCGGGCGAGCAGCCGGCGACCTTGATTGATTATTTTCCGGACGATTGGTTGCTGCTGGTCGATGAGTCGCATATGACCTTGCCGCAAGTCCGCGGTATGTATAACGGCGACCGGGCGCGCAAGGAAGTGTTGGTGGAGCATGGTTTTCGTTTGCCGAGTGCGTTGGATAACCGCCCGCTGAGATTTGATGAATTTGATCAGCATATTCACCAGGCGATTTATGTGTCGGCTACGCCGGGTGACTATGAAATTGCTCATTCACCAAAGCCGGCTGAGCAGTTGATTCGGCCGACGGGGCTGCTTGATCCGCCGATTGAGGTGCGGCCGACCGAAGGGCAGGTTGATGATTTGATGGAGGAGATTCGCCAGACCATCGCCAACGGCCACCGCGTGCTGGTAACCACCTTGACCAAGCGCATGGCTGAGGATCTGAGTGCCTACCTGACCGATAATGGTGTGAAAACGGCGTATCTACACAGTGAAATTGACACATTAGAGCGCGGCGATATTCTCAAAGATTTGCGACTGGGAACGTATGACGTGTTAGTTGGTATCAATTTGCTACGTGAGGGGCTGGACCTACCGGAAGTCAGTCTGGTGGCGATTATGGATGCTGATAAAGAAGGTTTCCTCCGCTCTGAACAGGCACTGATTCAGACAATTGGCCGGGCGGCGCGGCATGTCGATGGGCGGGTGTTGATGTACGGCGATAATGTGACTGACAGTATGCACCGAGCGATTGATGAGACGAATCGTCGGCGGCAAATTCAGCAGCAATATAACGAAGAGCACGGTATCACGCCGCAAACCATTCAGAAGAAGATTGACGATGGCCTGCGCTCCATCATTCCGCAAAAAGAATCGGATAAAAAGCCAAAACTTGATTTGAAGAAAATTCCAAAGGACGAATACCCAACGCTGATCAAGGAACTGACCGGTCAAATGGAGCTGCATAGCGCCAATCTAGAGTTTGAAAAAGCCGCAGAGCTGCGTGATTTGATTGCAGAAATTAAGCAAACAATGGTACACTAA
- a CDS encoding argininosuccinate synthase → MDHDAPHYTKVASHEAVNGEFDTCLLLYSGGLDTSVMLTWLQEKYNCKVITLTVNIGQTVDDLDAIAEKAKKLGAIETITVDARNHFADELLSLAIKANADYQGGYALCTPLGRIIISQLAVEYAEKYNCNVIAHGATGKGNDQVRFETYITTLNPKLKILAPVREWSMGREEELAYAKKHNIPVPHTQESPYSTDENMWGITSEGGEIESPSLKPNYHAILNWCSTIKYTPDEAEDITIKFIKGVPVAVDNRHFSLQALIQHCNQLGRKHGVGVSTLIEDRLVGLKVRGVYENPGAAILIAAHQKLEQLVSTRVENELKAEMDKKWAYLTYAAQWYEPAVHHINAYIDDQNQKVTGTVTVRLYKGTITVVSVDSPHSLFDINLATFDSNTAFNQNSSAGFIELYSLSQRTAEGAYSYGK, encoded by the coding sequence ATGGACCACGACGCGCCCCACTACACCAAGGTTGCCAGTCACGAAGCCGTGAACGGTGAGTTCGATACGTGCCTCTTGCTCTATTCGGGAGGCCTCGACACATCCGTCATGCTCACGTGGTTACAAGAAAAATATAATTGCAAGGTCATCACCCTAACGGTCAATATCGGCCAAACGGTTGATGATCTCGATGCCATCGCCGAAAAAGCCAAAAAACTCGGCGCCATAGAAACCATCACGGTTGACGCCCGCAACCACTTCGCCGATGAGCTGTTGTCGCTGGCCATCAAAGCCAACGCTGACTACCAAGGCGGCTACGCCCTCTGCACGCCACTCGGGCGCATTATCATCTCGCAATTAGCCGTCGAATATGCCGAAAAGTACAATTGCAACGTCATCGCACACGGTGCCACCGGCAAAGGCAACGACCAAGTTCGCTTCGAGACCTATATCACCACGCTCAATCCGAAACTCAAAATCTTGGCACCAGTGCGTGAGTGGAGTATGGGCCGAGAGGAAGAGCTTGCCTATGCCAAGAAGCACAACATCCCCGTGCCACACACTCAGGAGTCACCCTACTCAACCGATGAAAACATGTGGGGTATCACCAGTGAGGGCGGCGAGATAGAATCGCCATCACTCAAGCCAAACTACCACGCCATCCTCAATTGGTGTTCAACCATCAAATACACGCCAGATGAAGCCGAAGATATCACCATCAAATTCATCAAAGGTGTGCCCGTTGCCGTCGACAACCGTCACTTTTCACTCCAAGCACTCATCCAGCACTGTAACCAACTCGGCCGCAAACACGGCGTCGGTGTATCGACCCTCATTGAAGATCGATTGGTTGGCCTGAAAGTGCGCGGTGTCTACGAAAACCCTGGCGCTGCCATCTTGATTGCTGCTCATCAAAAGCTTGAGCAATTGGTGTCAACTCGTGTTGAAAATGAACTCAAAGCCGAAATGGACAAAAAATGGGCCTACCTCACCTACGCGGCTCAGTGGTACGAGCCAGCCGTCCATCACATTAACGCCTACATTGATGATCAGAACCAAAAAGTCACCGGCACAGTGACGGTCCGCCTATACAAAGGTACCATCACCGTCGTCAGCGTGGACTCACCGCATTCGTTGTTTGATATCAATCTTGCAACGTTTGATTCCAACACCGCATTCAACCAGAATTCGTCCGCCGGATTCATTGAATTATATTCATTAAGTCAGCGAACAGCTGAAGGAGCATACTCATATGGCAAATAA
- the argH gene encoding argininosuccinate lyase: MANKLWQSTATGSLHPLVESYTVGDDQVLDQHLLGHDITATKAHAHMLEKIGVLTSDEYQQLAAALDELLNEWKTGAFTLTSEHEDGHTAIELYLTEKLGPIGKKVHTGRSRNDQALVMMRLFIKTELEAVAEKLEAVAQAYAGKITAIGQTEMPGYTHTQKAMPTTVSMWLGSYHDAFNDLRQLVAHSIAAIDQNPLGSAAGFGVTLPLDRQMTTSELGFAKVQENPMYCGLSRGVFELIAVQALNPIMVFAGKFAEDMLLFTSQEFNYFKLPVTMTTGSSIMPHKRNYDVFEIMRATAHAYPNYALQLQAISTGAGSGYHRDLQLTKKITMDAFTSALDTLEVLALCVSELEANTDRLAEAMTDELYTVAKINELVEKGVPFRDAYQKVKQSFLGE; encoded by the coding sequence ATGGCAAATAAACTATGGCAATCAACCGCAACCGGCTCACTCCACCCACTAGTCGAGTCATACACCGTTGGCGACGACCAAGTGCTGGACCAACATTTGCTGGGGCATGATATCACCGCCACTAAAGCGCACGCTCACATGCTAGAAAAAATTGGCGTATTGACCAGCGACGAGTATCAACAATTAGCAGCCGCCTTGGACGAGCTGCTGAACGAGTGGAAAACTGGTGCCTTCACCCTCACCAGCGAGCACGAAGATGGCCACACCGCCATTGAGCTGTATCTGACAGAAAAGCTCGGCCCCATCGGCAAAAAGGTTCACACTGGCCGAAGCCGCAATGACCAAGCCTTGGTGATGATGCGCTTGTTCATCAAAACAGAGCTTGAAGCAGTAGCCGAAAAGCTGGAAGCAGTCGCCCAGGCCTATGCTGGCAAAATCACTGCCATCGGCCAGACCGAAATGCCTGGCTACACCCACACCCAAAAAGCCATGCCAACCACAGTCAGCATGTGGCTTGGTTCCTACCACGATGCGTTCAATGACCTCCGACAACTGGTGGCACACAGCATCGCCGCCATCGACCAAAATCCACTGGGTAGCGCCGCTGGCTTTGGCGTTACGCTGCCACTTGACCGCCAGATGACGACCAGTGAACTGGGCTTTGCCAAAGTGCAAGAAAACCCAATGTACTGTGGTCTGTCACGCGGCGTGTTTGAACTAATTGCCGTGCAAGCGCTCAACCCAATCATGGTCTTTGCTGGTAAATTTGCCGAAGACATGTTGCTATTTACTTCGCAGGAGTTTAATTATTTCAAACTGCCCGTCACCATGACCACCGGCTCGTCCATCATGCCACACAAACGCAACTACGACGTCTTTGAGATTATGCGCGCTACTGCCCACGCTTATCCAAATTATGCTCTGCAGCTCCAAGCCATTTCGACAGGTGCCGGTAGCGGCTACCACCGTGATTTGCAGTTGACCAAAAAAATCACCATGGACGCCTTTACGTCGGCACTCGACACACTGGAAGTTCTGGCGCTCTGTGTCAGCGAGCTGGAAGCCAACACTGACCGATTGGCCGAGGCGATGACCGATGAACTTTACACCGTTGCCAAAATCAACGAATTGGTGGAAAAAGGTGTGCCATTCCGCGACGCTTACCAGAAGGTTAAGCAATCATTTCTGGGTGAATAA
- a CDS encoding TIGR00730 family Rossman fold protein translates to MTDNKDLVCIPREIELQAAMFRLGNINEEIQKGYEILKKYHKTVTFFGSARTCPDSPYYQAAKEASERLASLGYAVVSGGGHGIMGAANEGANKAVQKGARAAGGESIAFNIKLPHEQDLNEYATEAFEFQHFAPRKIVMTMYADAYIYFPGGFGTLDELAEILTLIQTQKTNRVPVILFDTAFWSDLDTFFRNHMLAESAIVKEDLDIYTITDSVDEIIDIVTANKTYCDH, encoded by the coding sequence ATGACAGACAACAAAGATCTGGTGTGTATACCACGCGAAATTGAACTCCAAGCTGCAATGTTCCGTTTGGGCAATATTAACGAGGAAATTCAAAAAGGTTATGAAATTCTCAAAAAATACCATAAGACGGTGACCTTTTTCGGTTCGGCGCGTACCTGCCCAGACAGCCCATATTACCAAGCTGCCAAAGAAGCCTCTGAGCGTTTGGCAAGCTTGGGTTATGCAGTTGTCTCTGGTGGTGGCCACGGTATCATGGGTGCTGCTAACGAAGGCGCCAACAAAGCGGTCCAAAAAGGTGCGCGCGCTGCCGGTGGTGAATCAATCGCCTTTAACATCAAATTGCCCCACGAACAGGATCTCAATGAGTATGCGACTGAGGCGTTTGAATTTCAGCACTTCGCTCCCCGAAAAATCGTTATGACCATGTACGCTGATGCTTACATCTATTTCCCAGGTGGTTTTGGTACCTTGGATGAATTGGCGGAGATATTGACCTTGATCCAGACACAGAAAACCAATCGCGTACCAGTCATCCTGTTTGACACGGCGTTCTGGAGCGATTTGGATACGTTCTTCCGCAACCACATGTTAGCCGAATCAGCAATCGTCAAAGAAGACCTTGATATTTACACCATCACTGATAGTGTCGACGAGATCATCGACATCGTTACCGCCAACAAAACCTATTGCGATCACTAA
- a CDS encoding carbohydrate kinase family protein, which translates to MAKIITIGAAVQDVFLSHSPALAPVCESPEHCFQRLELGSKIDVNQIHFSTGGGATNAAVTFARQGHQTQFMGVVGRDPAGQAVLDALDSESVGTQLVKFSDKYNTGYSVMLLAPNGERTILTYRGASTHYHPGDFSLENVQADWLYVSNLAGQIQTLSKLFTQARERGIKICFNPGKKELAQRELLLGLLQDVDILTVNKEEMQQLVEGSDLESLIRHGLYLVPTLLVTDGANGSMASDGKTIVRAGMYEDVPAIDRTGAGDAFASGFLSRWAEGGSLRDSVIFASANSSAVVAKISAKAGILHKGAPLHEMPLQERSI; encoded by the coding sequence ATGGCTAAAATTATTACCATTGGTGCTGCTGTTCAAGACGTATTTTTGAGCCACTCGCCAGCACTGGCGCCTGTTTGTGAAAGCCCAGAACATTGCTTCCAGCGCTTGGAACTGGGTTCAAAGATTGATGTCAATCAGATTCATTTCTCTACCGGTGGGGGTGCTACTAACGCAGCAGTGACGTTTGCTCGTCAGGGTCACCAAACCCAGTTCATGGGAGTGGTTGGACGCGATCCGGCAGGTCAAGCAGTGTTGGATGCACTGGACAGTGAAAGTGTTGGTACGCAGCTAGTGAAATTCTCTGACAAATACAACACCGGATATTCGGTCATGCTTTTAGCGCCAAATGGCGAGCGGACTATTTTGACCTATCGCGGCGCTTCGACGCATTACCATCCAGGCGACTTTTCTCTGGAAAATGTTCAGGCGGATTGGCTGTATGTTTCCAACCTGGCGGGACAAATACAAACGCTCAGTAAACTGTTTACCCAAGCGCGCGAACGTGGCATTAAAATCTGTTTTAATCCTGGCAAAAAAGAGTTGGCGCAGCGCGAACTATTGCTTGGGTTACTACAAGACGTAGATATTTTGACCGTCAATAAAGAGGAGATGCAGCAGCTTGTCGAAGGAAGTGATTTGGAGAGTTTGATTCGCCACGGGCTGTATTTGGTGCCGACACTACTGGTCACAGACGGCGCCAACGGATCCATGGCGAGCGACGGCAAGACAATTGTCCGCGCTGGCATGTATGAAGACGTCCCAGCCATTGACAGGACAGGGGCTGGTGATGCATTTGCCTCAGGATTTTTGAGCAGATGGGCAGAAGGCGGCAGTTTGCGAGATTCGGTCATTTTTGCCAGCGCAAATTCCAGCGCCGTCGTCGCGAAAATTAGTGCTAAGGCGGGAATTTTACATAAAGGCGCTCCCCTCCACGAGATGCCGTTACAGGAAAGGAGTATATAA
- a CDS encoding class II fructose-bisphosphate aldolase produces MGLSISEIRQNTTRARHLMQRTRAQHFAVGAFNIDNQETLIAVARAAQKLQSPVLVEVSDAEVKAMGLENVRDLVDNYKAEYGIEMYLNLDHGPTVEGCKRAIDAGYEFVHIDISQANHDASDEEIIAKTREVVEYAKFTGALVESEPHYFGGSSNVHTEAIDYEEIKKTFSTPDSARAFVEATGIDTFAAAVGNLHGKYPVPKVLDLELLARIREALHCQISLHGGSGTPLHYFEEAAKIGVSKININSDMRYAFRTTLEKTLRENPNEYAIVKLMPEVYLAVQKVVEEKIMAFGSSGRVVI; encoded by the coding sequence ATGGGACTATCGATTTCAGAGATTCGGCAAAACACGACGCGAGCGCGTCATTTGATGCAGCGGACACGGGCGCAACATTTTGCGGTCGGGGCGTTTAATATTGATAATCAAGAAACGCTGATCGCAGTGGCACGGGCAGCACAGAAGCTGCAGTCGCCAGTTTTGGTCGAAGTGTCAGACGCTGAAGTGAAGGCCATGGGACTGGAAAATGTGCGTGATTTGGTGGACAATTACAAGGCCGAATACGGCATCGAGATGTATCTAAATCTGGATCATGGACCAACGGTTGAGGGCTGCAAACGAGCCATTGACGCTGGTTATGAGTTTGTGCACATCGACATTTCCCAGGCAAATCACGACGCTTCCGACGAGGAAATCATCGCTAAAACCCGCGAGGTCGTGGAGTACGCTAAATTTACCGGCGCGTTGGTCGAGTCCGAGCCGCACTATTTTGGTGGCAGCTCTAACGTTCACACTGAAGCTATTGACTATGAAGAGATCAAGAAAACTTTTTCTACACCAGACAGTGCGCGGGCGTTTGTCGAGGCGACGGGGATTGATACCTTTGCAGCAGCAGTCGGTAATCTGCACGGTAAATATCCGGTGCCGAAAGTATTGGATTTGGAATTATTGGCACGTATCCGCGAGGCGCTGCACTGCCAGATTTCGCTCCATGGTGGGTCGGGTACGCCACTGCATTATTTTGAGGAGGCGGCGAAAATTGGCGTCTCTAAAATCAACATCAACTCCGATATGCGCTATGCTTTCCGCACCACACTGGAAAAAACCTTGCGTGAAAATCCAAATGAATATGCTATCGTTAAGCTGATGCCCGAGGTATATTTAGCAGTCCAGAAAGTCGTTGAAGAAAAAATCATGGCATTTGGTTCAAGCGGAAGGGTGGTGATCTGA
- a CDS encoding transketolase family protein, which produces MMYLRDDWQTPTYTSVRGGFGDGLVTLAKQDDRVVALSADLVESVGFGKFAEHIGAPRLIEVGVAEQNLVTVASGLAAMGNIPFAASYASFSPGRNWEQIRTTICLNNQPVKVVGSHAGLNVGPDGATHQMLEDIALMRSLPSMVVLAPGDAHEAELMAAAMVADLRPNYVRLPRADMPLFLNQATFEIGKSYTLRQGTDVALLGTGTMTYQLLLAAEILANQHSIQAEVIHFPTIKPLDEAAVLDAAQKCRCVVTAEEGQIAGGFGSSVTELLSEQLPVKVKRIGVNNVFGESGKTSELWQKHGLDIDSIVRSVVNFLQ; this is translated from the coding sequence ATGATGTACCTGCGTGATGACTGGCAAACGCCTACCTATACTTCGGTACGAGGTGGTTTTGGTGACGGTTTGGTTACACTGGCCAAGCAGGACGACCGCGTCGTGGCGTTGAGCGCAGACTTGGTAGAAAGCGTCGGTTTTGGTAAATTTGCCGAGCATATCGGTGCGCCGAGACTGATTGAAGTTGGCGTGGCGGAACAAAACTTAGTGACGGTGGCGTCTGGACTAGCAGCCATGGGCAACATCCCGTTTGCCGCTAGCTACGCTTCGTTTAGTCCGGGGCGTAACTGGGAGCAAATTCGCACGACGATTTGTCTAAATAATCAGCCGGTCAAGGTGGTTGGTTCACATGCAGGACTGAACGTTGGTCCAGATGGCGCGACCCACCAAATGCTGGAAGATATCGCGCTGATGCGGAGTTTACCGAGCATGGTGGTGTTGGCGCCGGGCGACGCGCACGAGGCGGAGCTGATGGCAGCGGCGATGGTGGCTGATTTGCGGCCAAATTATGTGCGGTTGCCGCGGGCTGATATGCCACTGTTTTTAAATCAGGCAACATTTGAAATCGGCAAGAGCTATACTCTGCGTCAGGGAACAGACGTGGCGTTGCTGGGCACTGGCACGATGACCTATCAATTGCTTCTGGCAGCGGAAATACTGGCAAATCAGCATAGCATCCAGGCGGAGGTTATTCATTTTCCAACCATCAAGCCGTTGGATGAGGCGGCGGTGCTGGATGCCGCTCAGAAATGCCGCTGTGTGGTGACGGCCGAAGAGGGGCAAATCGCTGGCGGGTTTGGTTCGAGTGTGACAGAACTACTCAGTGAACAATTGCCGGTGAAAGTGAAGCGGATTGGTGTGAACAATGTGTTTGGTGAGTCAGGTAAAACGTCTGAATTGTGGCAAAAGCATGGTTTAGATATCGATTCAATTGTGCGTAGCGTCGTAAATTTTCTCCAATGA
- a CDS encoding transketolase: MPPNVTCKQLEQHASSVRRSIITMLEHAGSGHTAGALGLADIMTALYFAVLHISPENPDWDERDLFVMSNGHCAPVLYATLAERSFFPKTELATLRQFGSRLQGHPERQALPGIETTSGPLGSGLSQASGMAYHVRYLHPQPKRFVYCLMGDGELDEGNIWEAAMFAGKYNLGNLIGIVDRNNIQIGGSTEDVMPLEDLRGKWRSFGWHVQEIDGHNMESICEAMSMARAVTDRPSVIIAHTIPGKGVNFMEGDYHWHGKVPTAEEAQRALAQLEDRK, encoded by the coding sequence GTGCCGCCAAACGTCACGTGTAAACAATTGGAGCAGCATGCCTCGTCAGTGCGCCGCTCCATCATCACCATGCTGGAACACGCTGGTAGTGGTCACACTGCTGGCGCCTTAGGCTTGGCGGACATCATGACGGCTTTGTATTTTGCTGTGCTTCACATCAGTCCAGAAAACCCTGATTGGGATGAACGAGATCTCTTCGTCATGAGCAATGGTCACTGCGCGCCGGTACTGTACGCGACTTTGGCGGAGCGTAGTTTCTTTCCCAAGACAGAATTGGCGACACTCAGACAGTTTGGCTCTCGATTGCAGGGGCATCCAGAACGTCAAGCACTGCCTGGTATCGAGACGACTAGCGGACCCTTGGGCTCGGGCTTGAGTCAAGCTTCGGGTATGGCATACCATGTACGATACTTGCATCCGCAACCCAAGCGGTTTGTCTATTGTCTGATGGGCGATGGTGAATTAGACGAAGGTAATATCTGGGAAGCAGCGATGTTTGCTGGTAAATACAACTTGGGCAATCTCATCGGCATCGTTGATCGTAACAATATTCAAATTGGTGGTAGTACTGAGGACGTCATGCCGCTGGAAGATTTGCGAGGCAAATGGCGCAGTTTTGGCTGGCACGTTCAGGAGATTGATGGGCACAATATGGAGAGTATCTGTGAGGCCATGAGTATGGCTCGCGCTGTGACGGATAGACCAAGTGTCATCATTGCCCACACCATACCAGGCAAGGGGGTCAATTTTATGGAAGGCGATTATCATTGGCATGGAAAAGTTCCTACTGCCGAGGAAGCGCAGCGAGCGTTGGCTCAGTTGGAGGATAGGAAATGA
- a CDS encoding ribulose-phosphate 3-epimerase — MTTVITPSILAENVDQYKEQIERITGFAERAHVDISDGQFAPNLTVGLRDLWAPEGWQIDIHAMVKNVDEYIEDLVALRPNMILLHAESDGDVLGALQKIKQADIKAGLVLMRPTVPSTVVDLIKAADHVMIFSGELGRFGGSASLMQLEKIRLIKDINPAVEIGWDGGVMPDNAYGLAHSGVNVLVVGGAIQKSPNPREAYQNIQNEINKKGMLG; from the coding sequence ATGACCACAGTAATCACTCCTAGTATTTTGGCGGAAAATGTCGATCAATACAAAGAACAAATTGAGCGAATCACTGGTTTTGCCGAGCGAGCGCACGTTGATATTTCTGATGGCCAATTTGCGCCAAACTTGACAGTTGGTTTGCGAGATTTGTGGGCACCAGAAGGCTGGCAAATTGATATTCATGCCATGGTGAAAAATGTCGATGAATACATAGAAGATTTGGTGGCGCTACGCCCAAATATGATTTTGCTCCACGCTGAGTCTGACGGCGACGTTCTCGGCGCGCTGCAGAAAATCAAACAAGCAGATATCAAAGCTGGCTTGGTGTTGATGCGTCCAACTGTTCCCAGTACCGTCGTTGACCTTATCAAGGCAGCAGATCACGTCATGATATTTTCTGGCGAACTTGGTCGTTTTGGCGGCAGTGCCAGTTTGATGCAATTGGAAAAAATCCGCCTCATCAAAGACATCAACCCGGCTGTAGAGATTGGCTGGGACGGTGGCGTTATGCCAGACAACGCCTATGGCTTGGCGCACAGCGGCGTCAATGTTTTGGTGGTTGGTGGTGCTATCCAAAAATCGCCAAATCCTCGAGAAGCCTATCAAAACATTCAAAATGAAATTAACAAAAAGGGCATGTTGGGCTAG
- a CDS encoding RpiB/LacA/LacB family sugar-phosphate isomerase produces MKIYLGSDHRGFLLKEKVFAYLVKNNYEVEDVGGRELNPDDDFPQFAQAAALRVIGDESDDPRAILICGGGQGMCMAANRFKGIRASVIWDAYEAKMTRQDNNSNVLCLPARVLEDNEAAWKGIMETWLNTPYVNAPRFNRRNAQLDQLL; encoded by the coding sequence ATGAAAATTTACTTGGGATCTGATCATCGCGGTTTTCTGTTGAAAGAAAAAGTCTTCGCGTATTTGGTGAAAAATAACTATGAAGTTGAAGACGTTGGTGGGCGAGAGTTGAACCCGGATGATGATTTTCCTCAGTTTGCTCAAGCGGCGGCTTTGCGGGTGATTGGTGATGAATCGGACGATCCACGAGCAATTTTGATTTGTGGTGGCGGCCAAGGTATGTGTATGGCGGCGAACCGTTTCAAGGGGATTCGTGCCAGCGTCATTTGGGATGCTTACGAAGCCAAAATGACACGCCAGGACAACAACTCAAACGTGTTGTGCTTGCCGGCTCGTGTTTTGGAAGACAATGAGGCGGCGTGGAAAGGGATCATGGAGACATGGCTTAACACTCCGTATGTCAATGCACCAAGATTTAATAGGCGCAATGCGCAGTTGGACCAATTATTATGA